CGGTCTTGTGGCACAAGCTATCGCCTCTCTGGCCCAGCAGCAAGGTGGCGAAGTGGAGATGCTCGCTCTTCTGGATGCGGTTCCTGCCGGACCTGACGAACAGGTGGAGGATCCTAACGGCGTATATCCCGATTTTCGATTCGGAGATAATGGGGATCTTGCAGAAATGATCGACGAAGCGCACCGCACGCGCGTGTTAAAAATCATTCAAAATAATGTGAAGCTTCGTCGAGAGTTTGAACCGCAGCGGTACGCGGGAGATGCCTTGTTGTTTATTGCCGCGAATGATCACGATAAGTATGCAATCGCGAATGCCTGGAAGCCATACATCTCTGGAAGCCTCAAGGTGTTCTCTATTGGCTGCAGCCATCATGATATGTTGCGGCCCAGACCCATGGCAGAAATCGGCCGGTTGCTTTCCCAGGAACTTGACAGGCTGGCTTGCAAACAGAGCTGCGATGACACGGTCCCAGGCGCCGCGGTTGCCAGCCAAACTACCCTGGATTAAGACGGTTACCATGCGGAAACAGGCTTAGCCATCCATGAACTGTGGAGTCGGGCTGAAATGATTTTAGTAGACCCCTGTAATAAAATCTAACTTGATGCTGGGGCGCTTTTGCCGAGCGAGAGAGCGCAATGGATTACGGTGAAACTGAGAATCAGAACCCCGTATTGATGTTTCGGCGGCTCCGGCAGATCCAGAAAGAAGATCAGGGGGAAGCTTGAAACAACTCGTCGATGACATGCGCCATGGGCTGCGAATACTATGGAAATCGCCACGCTGGACGGTGATCATGTGCGCAACCTTTGCGCTGGGCATCGGACTCACCACGGCGATCCTCAGTTTAATGTACAGCATCCTGTTGCATGCGTTGCCGTTCCCTGAGCCAGACCGCCTGGTGGCGATCTGGACTACGAGTTCGGCGGCGGCGAGAGCGAACGTGGCACGATTCGCCGTAGGCGCAGCCGACTGGACAGACCTGCGGTCACAATCCAAGGTCTTTGACGACATCGCACTGGTTAGAGTAGTTCCCAACTTTAACCTTACCGGAAATGGCGAGCCGGAGGTCGTTCAGGGGGCGCGAATCTCATGGAATCTGCCTCAAGTTTTGCGCATGCAGCCATTGCTTGGCCGCACCTTCACCCGCGAAGAGACAGAAGCAAACTCCAGGCTTGTCCTGGTCAGCGATGGATTTTGGGCGCGGCACTTCGCGCGGGATGCGGGCGCCTTGGGTAAGAGCATTCAACTGAATGGAGAAACGTTTCAAATCGTCGGAATCATGTCGCCGGAATTTCGGTATCCCACCAGGGACTCCGAAGTCTGGGTCCCTCTTTTCATTCCACCGGACGAAATCCGGGCCAGATGGGGCTTCAATTACAGAGCAATTGGACGGCTGAAACCAGGCATTTCGCTGCGGCAAGCGCAGCAGGAACTGTCATTGATCATGCAGGGCCTGGGCCGCCAATATCCCAAAACCAATGCTGATCTTGGAGTTCTTGTGGAATCGCTGCTGGATAGCGCCGTCGGACAGTTTCGGACAACCCTGTACACGCTTCTTGCGGCCGTGAGTTCACTGCTATTGATCGGTTGCATCAATCTTGCCGGCTTGCTGGTCCTTCGGGCAAACGCCCGGACTCATGAGTTCGCCATCCGCTCCGCTCTCGGGGCAAGCTCTGGACGATTGCGCAACCAGGCGCTTGCCGAGGTGCTTCCCTTGAGTCTGGCCGGGTGCATTGGCGGAATATTCCTTTCGTGGTGCTTTCTCAAAATCCTGGTGCGCTGGCTGCCAGCCCAGTTGCCAGGGCTGGAATCGATTGGATTGCATTGGCCGGTGCTGGTTACCGCCCTGCTTCTCAGCGTATTCGTTGTGTTGCTGGCTGGAATACTCCCAGCCCGTTTGGTTTCCCGCGTGCAGCTCGCAGGCACTATGCAATTGGAATCACGTACCGTCATAGGCGGCTCCAAGACCCGAAACGCTTTCGTGGTATTGCAGATCGCGGTGACCCTGGTGTTGGTGTTCGCCGGCGGATTGCTGGTCAGAAGTTTCGTCTCGGTGACGAAAGTCAATCCCGGATTTTCGGCTCAGGATGTGTTGACGATGCAATTGTCCGTACCCCGAGTCAAATATTCCACTGATCAGCAGGTCTCGGAATACTACCGTCGCCTCATTGCCAGAATGAAAGCCCTTCCAGGCGTGGTAGACGCGGGATTGATCAACCTGTTGCCCTTCAGTGAGGGCCGTCTATCAGGCCCTGTGTTTATCGAAGGCAGGTCGGACAAGGATTGGATCGGCGCTGATAGCCGTTCTGTTACTCCAGGCTATTTTGGGGTAATGGGGATCCCGCTGCTTCAGGGCCGGGACTTCTCCGTAGAGGACAAGGACAATACGGCGAAGGTTTGCATTATTGATGCACAGATCGCCAGGATGGCATTTGGTAATGGCAGCCCATTAGGCAAACGATTGCGGTTTGGAGTTGTCACGGCCGCCACCCCCTGGGTAGAAATTGTTGGTGTTGTAGGCCATGTCAGAAGCGAAAGCCTTGAGAGCGATCCGCGCTCTCAAGTTTATTGGCCAGAGGCCCAACAGACTCAGGACCGCGGAGTTCTCGTAATAAGAACGGCTGGCAATCCAGCTTCTTTGGCAGGCCCGGTTGTAACGCAAATCCACAATGAAAACCCGGAACAACCTGTGTACGACATCCGTACCATGAAGGATCGGATCGAAGGCAGCTTCCAATCGCGCAATCTGCTGACTGGATTGGTGATGTTGTTTGGCGCGTCATCACTCTTGTTAGCATGCCTCGGTTTGTATGGTGTTGTGTCCTACGGAGCAGGACTGCGGTTACGCGAGTTCGCGATCCGGACGGCACTCGGAGCACAACCCGCCGCTGTGCGACGTCTGGTGCTTGGCCATGCGGTCCGCTTATGGGTATTAGGTTCAGTACTTGGATTGATTGCAACATGGCCGACCGGACGCGCTCTCCAAAATATGCTGTATGGAGTGGGAAGCGCCGACGCAATCGCCCTGGCAATAGCGCCATTTCTGCTTTTCGTAACATCCCTGGTTGCTGGACTCGGACCTGCCCTCAAGGCAGGACGTATCAATCCAGCTGTCACACTGCGCGGGGATTGATCCCATGTGTTTCTACTGTTGTCGATCTTAGTAGCCCGCATCGGGGATGGTAATCCTCGCCTTTCAGCGCATTAAAGTAGCGGAATGGGTGATATTTGCCCGTGAGCTAATGTTTTGATCGCGTGCATTACAGGAGTGTTCAGACGGCGGCTCCCTGAATAAAAGAGTTACCATAGGCCTATGCAGGCTGTTCACCCAGGCCGTCCATGATGCCCGTAGCGGCAACTGCAACCAAATCTACAACTTCAACCCGAATTTTTATGGAAAGGAATTATCCATGGCCAATGAAAGCATGCATTCTGACCCGCTCACCGAGTTCATTCAGACCCACGCTCCACATCTAGCTTCGGAAATAACCGAGGACACCTCGTTACTTGACCAAGGACTGTTGGATTCGCTAAGCCTGATGAAACTGGTTGCATTCTTAGAGCGCCGATACCGACTGGTAGTGCCTGAAAAAGAAATTACGCCCGCCAATTTCAGGAGTCTGGCCACCATTCGAAAGCTCATAGAAAACCTAAGCAACTAAAACGGTTTTTGGGAATACAGCTCAAATTAGATACGATTGTGTTTCCACAACCTACAAAGCTTAAATTTAATTCAGCGAAAAAGCACCCTGCCGAAAGAAGGCCATTACGCGAACTTGGCAACGATGGAGCAGGTGAAGAACCGCCTCAAATCTGCGCATATGCGTTCCATTCATCTAACCCTAAGCCTGCAGTGTGGATTATGGTAGACACTCCTCGACACAAATATATAGTGGTTTTAGGATCGTGCTGTAGCGCGGACGCTTTACGAACCAAAAACCTCGAAGACATACAAGGCTCCAGGCTGCGATTGCTGTGGTATCAGGGGCGGACTTCCTTGCTCAGCATGGCCACCGGAAAACTTGATCCTTCCGAGTTTACGTACGCAAGCGAAGCCAAGGATGCACCGAAGCGCTGCTGGGAACTGGGCATGGTTGCCGATGAATTGGAAAAGCGGCAACTCCAACGACTGATCGAGGTGATCAAAATGAGCGATGCCCTTATTCTCGATTTTGTCTCTGCATTCGGATTTCCCTATGTTGTTGTTCAACCCGATGAGCGGTGCTTTCTCAGGTCCAATGATTGGCGACGTTACGTTGTGCTACAGAAAAAGTATGAGCAGAAGAGACTCTGGGAGTTTCCCCTGCAGCTTTCATTGAGCGCGCTTCAAAAAATGCTCGGGGCGCTTTACGAATTAAACCCCGTGTTGCGCGTTATCTTCCATGTTCCGAAGCCGCGCTTCAACGATGGTATAGTGTTCGACGACCCTGAACTGGCGGCCAATGCGGGCTTTTACTCCAGTTACGGCGAGCAACTTTATCGCGAGGCGTCAAGATCCTTTCCGGGCGTTGGCATCATTGACTGCGGCGGAGAACGTGCTGATCCATCGCATTATATCGGACAATATCCGTTTCACTATGACGAAAGCTATATGGCTGCGGTGCGAAAAGAGATAGAACGGCTTCTGGAGTAAGAGCCCTCTATTCCCTTACTCCCTCATCCTCGCCGATCTCTAAAGAACCCGTATTCCACCCGAAATGCGCGCGGTTCTCATGCGCCGCGAGCTCGATTACCAAAGAAACATTACATATGAGGACAACGATACTGCCATGACAGATTTTCTTGCCGGCATCGAGGATTGTATTGCAGAAGGCGCGAGTTATTGCCGCTCGTTGAGTGACAAGTCATCCTGGAGTAGCTACATAGCTTCTGGTGTTCTCGGGAAGACTATGCCCGTCTCCGTTGGAGGTGAAGGCCGGCCCATATCATCCCTAGTGGCTACTCTCGATGGGCTCGCTTATGGCGGTGGCGATGCCGCGATTTTATTCGCGATGGCAGCCCAGATTCTGAGCGTGCAGCATCTCATTCTTGCTTTCGGAACAGAAGAGCAGAAATGCGCTTTCCTTTCACCAATGGTACGCGGCGAAAAGCGCGCGGCGCATGCGGCCACGGAACCGGAAGCAGGTTCTGACATTTTTGATCTGCAGACAACAGCTCGCCGTTGCGAAGGAGGCTATCGTCTGAACGGAGTCAAGCGGTATATCACAAATGCGCCCTTCGCCGATACCGCTCTGGTGCTTGCAGTAACAGATCGTGAGCGGAAGAACTGGGGCCTAAGCTCTTTTCTGGTGGATCTGAACGGAGATGGAGTTTCCCGGAGCGGGAATATCCCGAAAATGGGATTGGAATCGGCCCAATTCGGCGAGATTTTGTTTGAGGATTGCTTCCTCGCAACGGAATGCCGGTTGGGGGAAGAAGGAGGCGGGGCTTCAATATTTTCCGCCGCGCTCGATCTCGAACGCGCATTCATCATGGCTCCCGCTGTCGGGATGATGCGTCGAGAACTCGAGCTCTCTGTCGCTCACGTCAATGCCAGAAAACAGCGCGGCCGCACGATCGGCAGTTTCCAGTCCGTGTCCAACCGAATTGCGGACATGGCTCTGAGGTTTGAATTAAGCAAGTTGATGATCTATTACGTTGCGGCCTTGAGCGATGCGGGACGGCCAATCAGGTGCTACTCGCCCTTGGCAAAACTGGCCTTAAGTGAATTCTATTTTGCTTCGAGTCTGGATGCCGCTCGCAACAAGGGAGCCGCCGGCTACTTGCTGGGCGATTCCTCTGGTAAAAATGTGCGGGATGCAATCGGCAGCCTGTTCTACTCAGGAACTTCAGATATTTTGCGCAATTTGATCGCCAGTTATGCGGGAGTCCACAATGTCTGAATCTCTAATCCGCATCTTTCGCCACACGGTTGGGGCGTTTGGCAATTGTCCCGCACTGGTCGAGGGAAATATAGCCATTTCCTATACCGAGCTGGATGCCAAGTCCGACGAGATTGCGGCTGCCGTGGAACGAATGAAGTTACGTCCGGGATCGAAGGTTGGGATTTTCAGAAAAAAGAGCATTCCCACTGTTGCGGCCATTTACGGCGTCCTTAAAGCCGGATGCGCCTACGTGCCCATTGATACCAAAATGGGACCGGACAAGCTGGCAGCAGTCCTACAGGACGCCGGCCTGGAAGCCTTGATCGTTGACCCTGTACTGGAAAAGAAGATCCAGGACGTTGCGGCAGGTGGCTTGGGTTATCACTTCGAGGAAGTATCAAGCAGCGGTGATCTCTTGTATTTCGCGGGCCCTTCCGGCGTTCGCAACACAGCGTCGATGGAGCCCAGCCTGGCTTACATTCTGTACACGTCAGGATCTACCGGAATTCCCAAAGGTGTTCAACACACGAATGCCAGTGCATTGGCGTTCGTGTCCTGGGCGGTAACTGAGTTCAATATATCGAGCAGCGATCGCCTAAGCTGCCACGCACCTCTGCATTTTGACCTCACAATATTTGACTTGTTTGCCGCGGCCATGACGGGGGCATGCGTCGTGTTGATCCCGGATGATGTTGCGATATTCCCGCTGCAGGTCGCCTCCATCATAAAGAACGAAAGAATTTCAATATGGTATTCGGTGCCATTTGCTCTAATACAACTTCTGGAACGCGGGGATCTTGGCCAAAGAGATCTGGCACTGCGTGAGGTGATATTTGCCGGGGAGCGCTTTCCTCCAACCCAGTTGCAGCAGCTTGCCCGGACATTGCCAAAAGTGCGGCTGACCAATCTTTTTGGGCCCACTGAAACCAATGTTTGCACATACCATCACTTATCCCCCCCGGACTTGGCATCTGACCAGTTTTGCCCGATTGGAATACCATGCCCATATTCATTGATCGAAGTAGTCAATGAAAACGGTAATCGAGTTGCCGCAGGTGAAACTGGAGAGTTGCTGGTCGGAGGAGCTTCCGTGATGACCGGTTACCTGAACAAACCTGAATTGAATGAAAAGAAATTTGTGACTCGAATGATCCAGGGGCAAGCCGAGAGACTTTTTCGGACCGGGGATCTTGTCTCAATGGCAGAAGGCCAACCTATGTTCTTCCACGGGCGCTTCGATCGCCAGGTTAAGGTACGAGGTTTCCGTATTGAGTTGGATGAAATCGAAGCAGCACTCGCCAACTGTGCAGGAGTCGCGGCGGCTGCGGTATGGATAGATAATGATCGCAACGGTTTTGCCGAGGTCCGGGCTGCGGTCGCAAGTGATGCCGCATCGGCAAAGCTGAGCGGCGATGATTTGATATGGAAAATCCGACGGCAACTCAGCGTGGCTGCGGTTCCGCTGCGCGTATGTGTATTGAGCAGCCTTCCACGAACCGTGAATGGCAAGATCGACTATGCTGAATTGGCAAGGTTAGAGGCTTAAACCATCTCTTCCCACGACTTATCTACCAGGCTTTCAGATTATCAACACATTCTGCGCGCCGAATGCATCCACTAAAAATCATTTCGATTAAAAAGGAGCAGCAATGGCAAATCCATTTGACGACGAGAACGGTGAGTTTATCGTGCTGGTGAACGAAGAAATGCAGTATTCGCTATGGCCCACATTTCGCGACATCCCAGAAGGCTGGAAATCGGTTGGCCCGCGCGGAAAGCGGAATGAGTGCCTTGACTACATCGAAAAGAACTGGACAGATATGCGCCCCAGGAGTTTGGCAGAACAGATGAACAAGGAAACTGCCGTTCTGGAAGAGGATTCATCGGCGACTTCCAGGGTTAACTGACAGGGAATCCCGAAGGGCCGGCATATCACCAGGCGCTTCCGCGGATATCACTTTTGCGATTACCTTATGAACAATAGCGATCGGATCATTGCGTCGTATTCCCGGAATGCCGTTGAGTATGCCGGTGTAAACAACACCGAGTCCTGCTGGGGTGCCCTGTCAAGGGATCTCTGGCCTAATCTCAGGATTAACCTAAATCACCGCTTAGTCGTGGACGTCGGCTGTGGTCCAGGCACAACGCTGTTATATTTAGCGGAACTTTTCAAGAGTACAACCCGGCTGATCGGCATCGAGCCTGCAGAGAATATGCGCGCTCTGTGTAGCAAATTGACGGTCCATTGCCCTAATATCATGGTCAGCGGCGGCCGTTTCGAGTCGCTTCCCCTCGAAGATAGCTCAGTGGACTACTTGTATAGCATTCTGGCATTCCATTGGGTTACAAACGCAGAATTAGCAGTTCGCGAAATAAGCAGAGTATTGTCTGCAGATGCTTCAGGCGACATTTTTTTTGTGGGACGCTGGAACGGGCGGGAGTTCATTCACAAAACAACTCCAATCTTCTTTAAATATATGGGAGCTGCCCAGCTGTTCGCTTCCGCACGATTAAGACAACAGTTTACGGCGAGTGCAGCAATGGACTTGTTTAAGAACGCGTTGCCCGGCAAAACCATTCATATACAAGAAATCTACAGAACCTACTATGACACCCTTGCTGGCCATTGGCGATGGTGGGTGAGGATCGCCGGACAACTGGATTGCTTATCTCAAGCGGAACGGTCGGGATGCGAGAAGGAAATACGGGACGCGCTTCAGGAACTGGAAGGTCCATCAGGCATACCGTTCACCACGCATGTACTGCATGCAAAAATTACGACTCAAAGGCCTCAGGGCGAATCTGTCGCGATGTGATCGAAAGCAAACTGCACATTCATCTTGCGAGCCAAATCTGGTCTTCTCTTATCGGAAAAGTTCATGTCCGACGCTATTTCAGTCACGCACAATGCCAAACCTCAAGCGGCAAGCATAAAAAGCTTCTTTATCATTTGGTTTGGACAATTGATTTCTGTCACAGGTACTGGCCTTACCAGATTTGCTCTGGGAGTCTGGGTTTACCAAATGACCGGATCCGCTACCAAGTTTGCCTTGACCGAAGTTTTTGCTGCGTTGCCTGCAATACTGATTTTCCCTTTGGCGGGAATCCTTATAGACCGTCACAACCGTCGTTGGATCATGATTTTAAGCGACGCCGGGTCAGGTCTCAGCACGCTTATGATTGCTCTGTTATTGAAATGGGGTCACCTCGCATTGTGGGAAATTTATGCCGTTGCAGCAATTAAATCCATTTGCGCTGCTTTTCAATGGCCTGCTTATTCCGCCCTGGTTACCGTGATCGTTCCCCGGCAGCATCTTGCCCGCGTCAGTGGAATGATGCAATTCAGCGAAGCTCTCGCCCAGACCATGGCCCCGGCGCTGGCTGGCGTACTGATAGCAGTCGTAAAAATCTGGGGAGTGATTTTTATTGATGTTGCAAGTTTTTCATTTGCGGTCATTATGCTGGGCCTTGCGGTAACTCCGCCTTTTGTTCCTGATGCAAATGTTCTAAATCCAACGGTAAGTTGGACTTCCCGGCTGCTATTTGGATGGAAATACATTCGGCAACGGCCACCCTTTATGGCGCTTCTGATTTTCTTTGCAATCACGAATTTTTTAACGGGAATAATCATCATATTGAGCACCCCAATGGTGCTCGCCTTCGCTTCTGTTCAAGTTCTAGGGGGAGTACTCTCATTTGCGGGACTAGGCATGCTTGTCGGCAGCCTCTTGATGAGTGTGTGGGGCGGCCCCAAAAAGCTCATCCAGGGGGTGCTCGTGCCGGAGTTGGTGCTGGGTATGGCCATCATTGTTGCCGGATCCCGCCCCTATCCTGTGCTTGTAGCATCTATGGTCTTCTTATTCTCTTTCTGTCTGCCTATAATCCTGAGTTGCTCGCAGGCTATCTGGCAACGTAATGTTGGACCCGAAGTCCAAGGACGCGTATTTGCAGTCAGGAGAATGATTGCCTGGTCTACATTGCCTCTTGCATATAGCATTGCGGGACCTTTAGCTGACCGTGTGTTCCTTCCGCTTGTGCGCCCCGGCAGCCATTTATACACAGTCTTGATTCCGTTGTTAGGAACAGGTCCAGGCAGGGGGATTGGCCTGATATTCTGGGGAGCAGGCATTTGTGTTTTAATCACAACCCTCTTGGCTTATTGCTATCCTCCTCTCAGTCAAATCGAAGAACAGCATCTTCCGGTGAATCGTTAAGGTGAGCAGCTCTTTTACCGCGAGCCTCAGTTGGCCATCCGTATTTCATCCGAGAAGTGAAATCTTGTCAAAAATTGCTGGGGGATTTGCTTGGCCTTCTTCAAAATCAATGCTTTATTGGCGGGTCTTCGGTTCCACGATCTGAGACACCATGCCATTACTGAGCTAGCCGAAATCGCTGACAAGCGATTCCACGATTATGAGCATTGCTGGCCACGTCTCAACCAAGGTGCTAGCGCATTACTCCCATCTCCGGCTGCAAGCGAAACGCATGGCGCTGGACGCGCTGGTCAGCGGGCGCCGTGACACGACACAGCAGAAAGGTTACGACACAAGCAACGACAGCTGCTGGGCGACAGAATTCACCTGCTGACGGAGCGAGTTCGGTGATTACCTTGGGTGGAAGAAAATCGGCGAAATCGTGGAAGTCCTTTGTAATGGTGGTGGCCAGGGACGGAATCGAACCGCCGACGCCAGCCTTTTCAGGGCTGCGCGTGGCTGCACCGCACGGACAAACGATGGCATGACGCTCTCAACTGATTTCTTGCTGGTGTCATGCGTGAATTTGCAGGTTTCTGCGGCCGTGCTGTGGTTTGCGTCTGCGCGATGCTGCTGTTTTCTCCTTTGGCCGAGCGTTGGCCTCCAGATTGCGGACGACTCGCTCTGTCGCACGAACGAACCATTGCGTTCCGTCTCCTTTGTAGTCTTCCTGCGTAACGTCAATGTCAACGTCTACACCATTGATTCGGACCGGAGGGAATAATTGGATCATCTGATAGCCTCGCTTGCCGGAATTTGGGACGTTGCTTTGCGATCTCCAGTAATGCTGGAACTTAAGCTGGTAAAGCTGCTGTTCATTAAGGATGCACTGGGAGCCAACATAAATCCCCGGCACATATCCCGCGGCGGTCACTGCATCAAACCATGCGTTGCAATAGGCTGCCACGATGTCGGCAGGGGTTCCAGGCGCTATGCCTTCCAAATCGCACCAAACATTTACCCCCTTAGGAAAGCCAACGTCCCTTGTATTACTGGCCGCATACTGCCCATCCTTTGTCCCCAGCTCCGCGCTGGGCAACCAGCCAGGCTTGCGAACGTGCTGCACGGGCATCAGAGCTAACCCAGCATTCAGGATGCGTTCGGCCTCAGCAGGACTCAAATCCTTTTCTGGTTCAGGTCCGCGCGATACGTAGCGCACACAAAATGTAAAACCCTTAGTAACGAATTGCCTCGCAACTGCCGAGCTTATGACTGTATTTGAGTCGAAGCCGAGTGCTCCGACCTTTGCGTTTTGCACTATCCCATCAAGAGCCATATTCTTCCCTCCAAAGCTTGAGATCGCTCACGGATCGAAGGCTGTTGCCGGCGTGTTCCCGTCACGCTTGTCTTACGTCTTACCATCGCCTTGTTTCTCTTTCCGAATTCATGGCTGGGCGTCAGCGACGTGGGTTTTTCTGCGAGCTCAGGGTGATGTTGTTGCAGGACACCTGAGGAAGGACTTTCAGTTAAGAAGGCATATCGTGCAAATGGCAGAGATGCCTGGTATCGATTATTTCTGTGTTGACTGCGGTGGGTTAACTATTTGTTGAAGACCTCGAGCGCGACAGTTGCTAACATTAAGTTGAAGATAAGCTAGGGTCTGTGATTTAGATCACATTAGCGATCATGGCCACGCCACGACTCCCGCAAAGTAGCTGAACCTTTGTAGAAGAACGACAGCGTGGACGATGAAAGTCGCCACTACCTCGAGTGCGATTCACAGCATATGCACCGAAAGACCCTGGGCGGTGTCCAATCAGTACGAACCACTCGATTTGCGGCAGCTTTCCGCTGAGGGTCGCGTCTGGGTTCCAATATCAGAATGGCATGGCCCGTACCGTCTCCAGTAAACATGAGAACCTACACATGGGAGAGCGTAGCCCGGTCAAAAGTCGCCTTCATCTGAAGCATGCTTACATTTTCAATTCAAGACCCATTTCGTGGTAGTCCCGACAGGAGCTTCTGGGCGTGGGTGACCAAGACCCTGGCACTCTCCACCGTCACTCCTCGCAGCGCGACGGCTACGCGGACGGGCTCGGCTGCGGCCAGGTCCTGCACACTCTTGATTCCCACTTGGGACAATTGTTGCGCGCGCGCCGGGCCAATTCCTTCGACATCCGTG
This region of Terriglobia bacterium genomic DNA includes:
- a CDS encoding ABC transporter permease; its protein translation is MKQLVDDMRHGLRILWKSPRWTVIMCATFALGIGLTTAILSLMYSILLHALPFPEPDRLVAIWTTSSAAARANVARFAVGAADWTDLRSQSKVFDDIALVRVVPNFNLTGNGEPEVVQGARISWNLPQVLRMQPLLGRTFTREETEANSRLVLVSDGFWARHFARDAGALGKSIQLNGETFQIVGIMSPEFRYPTRDSEVWVPLFIPPDEIRARWGFNYRAIGRLKPGISLRQAQQELSLIMQGLGRQYPKTNADLGVLVESLLDSAVGQFRTTLYTLLAAVSSLLLIGCINLAGLLVLRANARTHEFAIRSALGASSGRLRNQALAEVLPLSLAGCIGGIFLSWCFLKILVRWLPAQLPGLESIGLHWPVLVTALLLSVFVVLLAGILPARLVSRVQLAGTMQLESRTVIGGSKTRNAFVVLQIAVTLVLVFAGGLLVRSFVSVTKVNPGFSAQDVLTMQLSVPRVKYSTDQQVSEYYRRLIARMKALPGVVDAGLINLLPFSEGRLSGPVFIEGRSDKDWIGADSRSVTPGYFGVMGIPLLQGRDFSVEDKDNTAKVCIIDAQIARMAFGNGSPLGKRLRFGVVTAATPWVEIVGVVGHVRSESLESDPRSQVYWPEAQQTQDRGVLVIRTAGNPASLAGPVVTQIHNENPEQPVYDIRTMKDRIEGSFQSRNLLTGLVMLFGASSLLLACLGLYGVVSYGAGLRLREFAIRTALGAQPAAVRRLVLGHAVRLWVLGSVLGLIATWPTGRALQNMLYGVGSADAIALAIAPFLLFVTSLVAGLGPALKAGRINPAVTLRGD
- a CDS encoding DUF6270 domain-containing protein, producing the protein MVDTPRHKYIVVLGSCCSADALRTKNLEDIQGSRLRLLWYQGRTSLLSMATGKLDPSEFTYASEAKDAPKRCWELGMVADELEKRQLQRLIEVIKMSDALILDFVSAFGFPYVVVQPDERCFLRSNDWRRYVVLQKKYEQKRLWEFPLQLSLSALQKMLGALYELNPVLRVIFHVPKPRFNDGIVFDDPELAANAGFYSSYGEQLYREASRSFPGVGIIDCGGERADPSHYIGQYPFHYDESYMAAVRKEIERLLE
- a CDS encoding acyl-CoA dehydrogenase family protein, producing MTDFLAGIEDCIAEGASYCRSLSDKSSWSSYIASGVLGKTMPVSVGGEGRPISSLVATLDGLAYGGGDAAILFAMAAQILSVQHLILAFGTEEQKCAFLSPMVRGEKRAAHAATEPEAGSDIFDLQTTARRCEGGYRLNGVKRYITNAPFADTALVLAVTDRERKNWGLSSFLVDLNGDGVSRSGNIPKMGLESAQFGEILFEDCFLATECRLGEEGGGASIFSAALDLERAFIMAPAVGMMRRELELSVAHVNARKQRGRTIGSFQSVSNRIADMALRFELSKLMIYYVAALSDAGRPIRCYSPLAKLALSEFYFASSLDAARNKGAAGYLLGDSSGKNVRDAIGSLFYSGTSDILRNLIASYAGVHNV
- a CDS encoding amino acid adenylation domain-containing protein yields the protein MSESLIRIFRHTVGAFGNCPALVEGNIAISYTELDAKSDEIAAAVERMKLRPGSKVGIFRKKSIPTVAAIYGVLKAGCAYVPIDTKMGPDKLAAVLQDAGLEALIVDPVLEKKIQDVAAGGLGYHFEEVSSSGDLLYFAGPSGVRNTASMEPSLAYILYTSGSTGIPKGVQHTNASALAFVSWAVTEFNISSSDRLSCHAPLHFDLTIFDLFAAAMTGACVVLIPDDVAIFPLQVASIIKNERISIWYSVPFALIQLLERGDLGQRDLALREVIFAGERFPPTQLQQLARTLPKVRLTNLFGPTETNVCTYHHLSPPDLASDQFCPIGIPCPYSLIEVVNENGNRVAAGETGELLVGGASVMTGYLNKPELNEKKFVTRMIQGQAERLFRTGDLVSMAEGQPMFFHGRFDRQVKVRGFRIELDEIEAALANCAGVAAAAVWIDNDRNGFAEVRAAVASDAASAKLSGDDLIWKIRRQLSVAAVPLRVCVLSSLPRTVNGKIDYAELARLEA
- a CDS encoding MbtH family protein; its protein translation is MANPFDDENGEFIVLVNEEMQYSLWPTFRDIPEGWKSVGPRGKRNECLDYIEKNWTDMRPRSLAEQMNKETAVLEEDSSATSRVN
- a CDS encoding class I SAM-dependent methyltransferase, with the protein product MNNSDRIIASYSRNAVEYAGVNNTESCWGALSRDLWPNLRINLNHRLVVDVGCGPGTTLLYLAELFKSTTRLIGIEPAENMRALCSKLTVHCPNIMVSGGRFESLPLEDSSVDYLYSILAFHWVTNAELAVREISRVLSADASGDIFFVGRWNGREFIHKTTPIFFKYMGAAQLFASARLRQQFTASAAMDLFKNALPGKTIHIQEIYRTYYDTLAGHWRWWVRIAGQLDCLSQAERSGCEKEIRDALQELEGPSGIPFTTHVLHAKITTQRPQGESVAM
- a CDS encoding MFS transporter, which gives rise to MSDAISVTHNAKPQAASIKSFFIIWFGQLISVTGTGLTRFALGVWVYQMTGSATKFALTEVFAALPAILIFPLAGILIDRHNRRWIMILSDAGSGLSTLMIALLLKWGHLALWEIYAVAAIKSICAAFQWPAYSALVTVIVPRQHLARVSGMMQFSEALAQTMAPALAGVLIAVVKIWGVIFIDVASFSFAVIMLGLAVTPPFVPDANVLNPTVSWTSRLLFGWKYIRQRPPFMALLIFFAITNFLTGIIIILSTPMVLAFASVQVLGGVLSFAGLGMLVGSLLMSVWGGPKKLIQGVLVPELVLGMAIIVAGSRPYPVLVASMVFLFSFCLPIILSCSQAIWQRNVGPEVQGRVFAVRRMIAWSTLPLAYSIAGPLADRVFLPLVRPGSHLYTVLIPLLGTGPGRGIGLIFWGAGICVLITTLLAYCYPPLSQIEEQHLPVNR
- a CDS encoding DUF1906 domain-containing protein — its product is MALDGIVQNAKVGALGFDSNTVISSAVARQFVTKGFTFCVRYVSRGPEPEKDLSPAEAERILNAGLALMPVQHVRKPGWLPSAELGTKDGQYAASNTRDVGFPKGVNVWCDLEGIAPGTPADIVAAYCNAWFDAVTAAGYVPGIYVGSQCILNEQQLYQLKFQHYWRSQSNVPNSGKRGYQMIQLFPPVRINGVDVDIDVTQEDYKGDGTQWFVRATERVVRNLEANARPKEKTAASRRRKPQHGRRNLQIHA